A region of Selenomonadales bacterium 4137-cl DNA encodes the following proteins:
- a CDS encoding aldehyde dehydrogenase EutE — translation MDDQLIARMAAQVLAKLQDHDAAGRESPGLFADLDDAVAAARQAYRQLKTLSRDSREAIIRAVREAAYGNAALLSGLAVQETGMGRVADKIIKNELAAQKTPGTEILYTEACSGDRGLTIVERGPYGVIGAITPTTNPSATIINNCIGMIAAGNAVVFSPHPSAVRTSCKTLAIINEAIVKAGGPENLLTAVARPSIETAGRLMKHPDINMLVATGGPAVVSAVLSSGKKAIGAGAGNPPAVVDQTADIAKAARDIVAGCSFDNNLPCIAEKEVIAVGSIADELMAYMRKAGAYQLSGRQTEELAKVVLTEKQAEAAAGCSYRPTKIYAANKAFIGKDAGYILRHIGIEDGDAAKVILCETEADHPFVLEELMMPVLPLVQVKDVDAAIRLAVEVEHGNRHTAIMHSKNVDNMTRLARAIETTVFVKNGPSFAGIGVGGEGFTTFTIAGPTGEGLTSAKSFARQRRCVLVDAFSIV, via the coding sequence ATGGACGACCAATTGATTGCAAGAATGGCGGCGCAGGTGCTCGCCAAGCTGCAGGACCATGATGCGGCCGGCCGGGAGAGCCCGGGGCTTTTCGCCGACCTGGACGACGCCGTGGCGGCGGCCCGGCAGGCCTACCGACAGCTTAAGACGCTGTCACGGGATAGCCGCGAAGCCATAATCCGGGCCGTGCGGGAGGCTGCCTACGGCAACGCGGCGCTACTTTCCGGGCTGGCGGTACAGGAGACCGGCATGGGCCGGGTGGCGGACAAAATTATTAAAAACGAGCTGGCGGCGCAGAAGACTCCGGGCACGGAGATCTTGTATACCGAGGCGTGTTCCGGGGACCGGGGGCTGACGATCGTGGAACGGGGGCCTTACGGGGTTATCGGCGCCATAACGCCCACGACCAATCCGTCCGCAACCATCATCAACAACTGCATCGGCATGATCGCGGCCGGCAACGCCGTGGTGTTCAGCCCCCATCCTTCGGCGGTGCGGACTTCCTGCAAAACGCTGGCGATAATCAATGAGGCTATCGTCAAGGCGGGGGGGCCGGAAAACCTGCTCACGGCCGTGGCCCGCCCGTCAATCGAAACAGCCGGGCGGCTGATGAAGCATCCGGATATCAACATGCTCGTGGCCACCGGCGGGCCGGCGGTGGTCAGCGCGGTGCTGTCCTCGGGGAAAAAAGCCATCGGCGCCGGAGCCGGCAATCCGCCTGCCGTGGTCGACCAAACGGCGGATATCGCCAAGGCTGCCCGCGATATCGTTGCCGGCTGCTCTTTTGACAATAATCTGCCTTGTATTGCCGAAAAGGAAGTTATCGCCGTCGGCTCGATCGCCGACGAGTTGATGGCTTACATGCGAAAGGCCGGCGCGTATCAGCTTTCCGGACGCCAGACGGAAGAGCTGGCAAAAGTCGTCCTGACCGAGAAACAGGCGGAGGCGGCTGCCGGCTGCAGCTATCGACCCACTAAAATCTATGCCGCCAACAAAGCGTTCATCGGCAAGGATGCCGGCTACATTCTCCGCCATATCGGCATCGAAGACGGCGACGCCGCCAAAGTCATACTGTGTGAGACCGAGGCGGATCACCCGTTCGTGCTGGAAGAGCTGATGATGCCGGTGCTGCCGCTGGTCCAGGTCAAGGACGTCGACGCCGCGATCAGGCTGGCGGTCGAGGTGGAACACGGAAATCGCCATACCGCCATCATGCATTCGAAAAATGTCGACAACATGACGAGGTTGGCCCGCGCCATTGAGACGACGGTCTTCGTCAAGAACGGTCCGTCGTTCGCCGGAATCGGCGTGGGCGGCGAGGGGTTCACGACTTTCACCATCGCCGGACCGACCGGCGAGGGGCTGACCTCGGCGAAGAGCTTCGCCAGACAACGCCGCTGCGTCCTGGTCGATGCATTCTCCATCGTGTGA
- a CDS encoding EutN/CcmL family microcompartment protein — protein sequence MWVGKVIGTLVATPKDESLTGSKLLIVQPLEFDGRSAGGPLVAVDTIGAGTGETVLVVEGSSARHVHGKPNSAVDAAIVGIIDSIELDRSLLAEER from the coding sequence ATGTGGGTAGGAAAAGTCATCGGTACGCTGGTGGCGACACCCAAGGATGAGAGCCTGACGGGCAGCAAGCTGCTGATCGTCCAGCCGCTGGAATTCGACGGCAGGAGCGCCGGAGGGCCGCTGGTCGCCGTCGATACCATCGGGGCCGGCACCGGGGAAACGGTGCTGGTGGTGGAGGGGAGTTCGGCCAGGCATGTCCATGGCAAACCCAACTCGGCGGTGGACGCCGCCATCGTCGGCATCATCGACTCCATCGAGCTGGACCGGTCGTTGCTTGCCGAGGAGCGGTGA
- a CDS encoding response regulator encodes MPEKSMRVLVVDDEPQIRKLLRVSLGAHGYIVDETETGLDGISRAATFKPDLIILDLGLPDIEGKEVVRQVREWSQVPIIILTARDQEQEKVETLDAGADDYITKPFGVSELMARMRVSLRRTARSDDEPVIVCGGLQVDLAQRRVTISGNEVKLTPTEYDLLKELAQHAGKVLTHKQLLKTVWGNLHSEDTHYIRVYVGQLRRKIEDDPTQPRYIISEPGVGYRLMGK; translated from the coding sequence ATGCCGGAAAAAAGCATGCGCGTACTCGTCGTCGATGACGAACCGCAAATCCGCAAACTGCTGAGGGTCTCCCTGGGAGCTCACGGTTATATCGTCGACGAAACCGAAACAGGTTTGGACGGGATAAGTCGCGCCGCGACCTTTAAGCCTGATCTGATTATCCTGGATCTGGGGTTGCCCGATATTGAAGGCAAGGAGGTCGTCCGCCAGGTGCGAGAATGGTCGCAAGTGCCGATAATCATCCTCACCGCTCGCGACCAGGAACAAGAAAAGGTCGAAACGCTCGACGCCGGCGCCGACGATTACATCACCAAGCCCTTCGGGGTAAGCGAACTCATGGCCCGTATGCGGGTATCACTCAGGCGGACGGCCCGCTCCGACGATGAGCCGGTTATTGTCTGCGGCGGATTGCAGGTAGACCTCGCCCAGCGGCGGGTAACGATCAGCGGCAACGAGGTGAAGCTGACGCCGACCGAATACGACCTTCTGAAAGAACTGGCCCAACACGCCGGCAAGGTGCTCACTCACAAGCAATTGTTGAAGACGGTGTGGGGCAATCTCCACAGCGAGGATACTCACTACATTAGGGTATATGTCGGTCAACTACGCCGTAAGATCGAAGACGACCCTACCCAGCCGCGCTATATAATCAGCGAGCCGGGAGTCGGCTATAGGTTGATGGGGAAATAG
- a CDS encoding SLBB domain-containing protein, protein MRQLREEIIAAVRDAGVVGAGGAGFPTHVKIDARVDTVVANGAECEPLLRADQEIMAKESDKVVAGLAAVMLATGAGRGVIALKRKYAEAAANLAAAIGLLGDRRLELFFLPDFYPAGDEQVLVYEATRRVVPEGGIPLNVGAVVVNVETLVNVAEALAGKAVTDKYLTVTGEVAQPLTIRAPVGISAREVIALAGGATVDDFAIIDGGPLMGKLVALEAVVTKTTGGFIVLPRKHPAIAHKVASWTVIANRAKAACCSCRGCTDGCPRYLLGHGLEPHRIMQVIGGGLQDNAAVTRALLCSECGACEAYGCTMGLSPRRVIAELKAQLAKAGVKNPHRAEIRQARWERDYRRIPTKRLVARLGLEKYDRPAPFSTSPIPDEVRLPLLQHIGVPACPVVRDGDKVEAGDLVAVIPQGAAVGANLHASIAGEVFTGDGYIGIKARSKAGGMGW, encoded by the coding sequence GTGAGGCAATTGCGAGAGGAAATTATCGCCGCAGTCCGGGACGCCGGCGTCGTGGGCGCGGGGGGAGCAGGTTTTCCGACGCATGTGAAGATCGACGCCAGGGTGGATACCGTTGTCGCCAACGGCGCGGAATGCGAGCCGCTGCTCAGGGCGGACCAGGAGATTATGGCCAAAGAGAGCGACAAGGTCGTCGCCGGCCTGGCGGCGGTTATGCTGGCCACCGGCGCCGGTCGCGGCGTTATCGCCCTGAAGCGGAAGTATGCCGAAGCGGCGGCGAATCTTGCTGCCGCCATCGGCCTACTGGGCGACCGCCGGCTGGAACTATTCTTTTTGCCGGACTTCTACCCGGCCGGCGATGAACAGGTGCTTGTCTATGAGGCGACGCGGCGGGTCGTGCCGGAAGGCGGCATCCCGCTGAATGTCGGCGCTGTCGTGGTCAACGTCGAGACGCTGGTGAATGTGGCCGAGGCACTGGCCGGCAAGGCGGTCACCGACAAGTATCTGACCGTGACGGGGGAGGTGGCGCAGCCGCTGACTATCAGGGCGCCTGTGGGGATTTCCGCGCGGGAAGTGATCGCGTTGGCCGGGGGCGCGACCGTCGACGATTTCGCGATTATCGACGGCGGCCCGCTGATGGGGAAGCTCGTCGCCCTGGAAGCGGTCGTCACCAAAACCACCGGCGGCTTCATCGTCTTGCCGCGGAAGCATCCGGCCATCGCTCACAAAGTCGCTTCCTGGACGGTCATCGCCAACCGGGCGAAGGCGGCCTGCTGCAGTTGCCGGGGCTGCACCGACGGCTGCCCGCGCTACCTTCTGGGCCATGGGCTGGAGCCCCACCGCATCATGCAGGTCATCGGCGGCGGGCTGCAGGACAACGCCGCCGTCACCCGCGCGCTGCTGTGCTCCGAGTGCGGCGCCTGCGAGGCTTACGGCTGCACCATGGGGCTGTCTCCGCGGCGGGTCATCGCGGAGCTGAAAGCGCAGTTGGCGAAGGCGGGGGTCAAAAATCCCCACCGGGCGGAAATCAGGCAGGCTAGATGGGAACGGGATTACCGCCGGATACCGACGAAACGCCTGGTGGCGAGGCTGGGACTGGAAAAGTACGACCGACCTGCGCCGTTCTCCACGTCCCCAATTCCCGACGAAGTCCGCTTACCGCTTTTGCAGCATATCGGCGTCCCGGCGTGTCCGGTTGTCAGGGACGGCGACAAGGTTGAGGCCGGCGACCTCGTGGCCGTTATCCCGCAGGGCGCGGCGGTCGGGGCCAACCTGCACGCGAGCATTGCCGGGGAAGTATTCACCGGGGACGGCTATATCGGCATAAAGGCGAGAAGCAAGGCAGGGGGGATGGGGTGGTGA
- a CDS encoding BMC domain-containing protein, which produces MKAAIGLLEVKNVTRGIQVADTMLKAANVELVLAQPFCPGKFIVMVSGDVGAVQSAVRAGKGLSLDCVVDEFVLPNIHPSIFPALSGCTEIKELRALGMIESFSVASGITAADAAVKAAPVELIEIRLARGMGGKAVVLFTGDVGAVNAAIRAGTQAIADSGFLVDQTVIAAPHSGLHGVLF; this is translated from the coding sequence GTGAAAGCGGCCATCGGGTTGCTGGAAGTAAAAAACGTGACCAGGGGAATTCAGGTTGCCGATACCATGCTGAAGGCGGCCAACGTGGAATTGGTGCTCGCTCAGCCTTTCTGCCCCGGCAAGTTCATCGTCATGGTGTCCGGCGACGTGGGCGCGGTTCAAAGTGCCGTCCGCGCCGGGAAAGGTTTGAGCCTCGACTGCGTGGTGGACGAGTTTGTCCTTCCCAACATCCATCCCAGCATTTTTCCTGCTCTGTCAGGGTGTACCGAAATCAAGGAACTGAGGGCCCTGGGAATGATCGAGAGTTTTTCGGTGGCTTCGGGCATAACCGCCGCCGATGCCGCGGTAAAAGCGGCGCCGGTGGAACTGATCGAGATTCGCCTGGCCCGGGGTATGGGCGGCAAGGCCGTGGTGCTTTTCACCGGCGATGTAGGCGCGGTCAACGCCGCGATTCGCGCCGGGACACAAGCCATTGCTGACAGCGGCTTTCTCGTCGATCAAACGGTTATTGCTGCTCCTCATTCCGGATTACACGGAGTGTTATTCTAA
- a CDS encoding sensor histidine kinase KdpD — MPTVNKQEQRPDPEAILGKLDKAARGKLTVFLGAAAGVGKTYSMLEAAHERLSNGSDVVIGWVETHGRQETERLAAGLPKISAKIFAYRGKELAEMDIDAIITRKPELVLVDELAHTNVPGSRHVRRFQDVEELIDAGINVYTTLNIQHIESLNDMVAQITGVVVRETVPDHIIEEADNVQLIDMPPEDLIKRLKEGKVYVPGQAERALKNFFRPGNINALREMSLRFTASRVDKQLSEYMREHQIDGPWPAAGRIMVCVSASPFSAQLIRVARRLAAGQQAEWLAVHVETARRFPVGDAERDRVARNMRLAEELGAQILSSTADNLAEEILEIARSRNVTAIVIGKPRHGRVREFLYGSVVDKLIRNGSGINVCVIQAKKEKAPGGSIATANVGERANWSHYVLSLLMVAAVTLFNWVLHGRIELVNVALIYQLPVAFSAFWWGRWPAYFSAVCSVLLFDLLFVPPIFTFTVDDVRYVWSFLSFLVVAFVIGGRTELLRYEATAARVREKSTRALYDFSREIVAVIDLDTIVRKLAGQAADALGRRVVVLLPDANGSLAVWAERDPGSGELLSDMSQDNKVPLADSAEAAVAVWSYEHRQVAGRSTETLPAAQYLYLPLNTRESTVGVLGIRIVEKLITHEQRRLMNAWAGLAAIAIERVKLTEEARQAALLAESDRLRSALFNSVSHELRTPMATIIGSSSTLLEAEDVYSAAERRSLIETIKEGAARINLILLNLLDTARLESGMLQLKYDWCDIEDIIGTALRQLADQTKGRPLNVKISDDVPLLRGDCVLLVQVLVNLLDNAIKYSPRGTGIEIKVGSGSDSLQVSVVDHGAGISEADLPRIFDKFFRIQRRTGNVPGTGLGLSICKGLVEAHGGKIWAENAAGGGAVISFTLPLGNNQAILQPESE, encoded by the coding sequence ATGCCGACAGTAAATAAACAGGAACAACGGCCGGACCCCGAGGCGATCCTGGGGAAGCTTGACAAGGCGGCGAGAGGCAAGCTCACCGTTTTTCTGGGCGCGGCGGCCGGCGTAGGCAAAACATACTCCATGCTGGAGGCGGCTCATGAACGTTTGAGTAACGGCAGCGATGTCGTTATCGGCTGGGTGGAAACCCATGGCCGCCAGGAAACCGAGCGGCTGGCGGCCGGACTGCCGAAAATCTCGGCCAAGATATTTGCGTACCGCGGCAAGGAACTGGCGGAGATGGACATTGACGCAATCATTACCCGCAAGCCGGAGTTGGTCTTGGTCGATGAACTGGCTCATACTAATGTGCCCGGCTCGCGTCATGTGCGACGGTTCCAGGATGTCGAGGAACTTATCGATGCCGGTATCAACGTTTATACAACCCTGAACATCCAGCACATAGAAAGCCTTAACGATATGGTGGCGCAAATCACGGGCGTCGTAGTAAGAGAAACAGTACCGGACCACATTATCGAAGAGGCGGACAATGTTCAGCTCATTGATATGCCGCCGGAAGATCTCATAAAGCGCCTTAAGGAAGGCAAGGTCTATGTGCCCGGTCAGGCCGAACGCGCCCTGAAGAACTTCTTCCGACCGGGGAACATCAACGCCCTGAGGGAAATGTCGCTGCGGTTCACGGCTAGTAGGGTCGATAAGCAGCTCAGCGAGTATATGCGCGAGCACCAGATCGACGGCCCCTGGCCGGCGGCGGGGCGGATAATGGTGTGTGTCAGCGCCAGCCCATTTTCCGCCCAACTTATCCGCGTTGCCCGGCGCCTTGCCGCCGGGCAGCAGGCCGAATGGCTGGCCGTGCATGTCGAGACGGCCCGGCGCTTTCCCGTCGGCGACGCCGAGCGGGACAGAGTAGCCCGCAATATGCGTTTGGCCGAGGAACTGGGGGCGCAAATACTCAGCAGCACCGCCGACAATTTGGCAGAGGAGATCCTTGAAATCGCGCGCTCGCGCAACGTTACGGCGATTGTCATCGGCAAACCCCGCCATGGCCGTGTGCGAGAGTTTCTGTACGGGTCGGTCGTCGACAAGCTCATCCGCAATGGCAGCGGCATAAACGTATGCGTTATCCAGGCCAAAAAGGAAAAGGCGCCGGGAGGGAGCATCGCTACCGCCAATGTGGGCGAGCGGGCTAATTGGTCTCACTATGTCCTCAGCCTGTTGATGGTGGCGGCAGTTACGCTTTTCAATTGGGTTTTGCACGGAAGAATTGAGCTCGTCAATGTCGCGCTTATTTATCAGTTGCCGGTGGCGTTCAGCGCTTTCTGGTGGGGGCGGTGGCCGGCATATTTTTCGGCTGTTTGCAGCGTGCTTCTTTTCGACCTCCTCTTTGTGCCGCCGATATTTACTTTTACTGTCGATGATGTACGCTATGTCTGGAGTTTTCTTTCTTTCTTGGTTGTCGCGTTCGTGATCGGCGGCCGGACCGAGTTGCTTCGCTATGAGGCTACGGCGGCCAGAGTACGCGAGAAAAGCACGCGTGCCTTGTATGATTTCAGCCGCGAGATTGTTGCGGTGATCGATCTGGATACTATTGTCCGCAAACTGGCCGGGCAGGCGGCCGATGCGCTTGGCCGTAGAGTGGTGGTGCTGCTGCCGGACGCGAACGGCAGCCTCGCGGTCTGGGCAGAGCGGGACCCGGGAAGCGGCGAGCTGTTATCGGATATGAGCCAGGACAACAAGGTTCCGCTGGCGGACAGCGCCGAGGCGGCTGTTGCCGTGTGGTCCTACGAACACCGTCAGGTTGCCGGGCGGTCTACCGAAACATTGCCGGCCGCACAGTATTTGTATTTGCCGCTCAATACGAGGGAAAGTACCGTCGGCGTCCTCGGGATACGTATCGTCGAAAAGCTGATAACTCATGAACAGCGGCGTCTTATGAACGCTTGGGCGGGGCTGGCGGCGATCGCGATCGAGCGGGTTAAGCTGACCGAGGAGGCGCGGCAGGCGGCTCTGTTGGCTGAATCCGACCGTCTGCGTTCCGCGCTGTTCAACTCGGTTTCTCACGAACTTCGTACGCCGATGGCAACGATCATCGGCTCGTCGTCCACCCTGCTGGAGGCTGAGGACGTATATTCCGCGGCCGAGCGGCGGTCGCTCATCGAGACGATTAAAGAGGGCGCCGCCAGGATAAACCTTATCCTCCTGAACCTTCTAGACACGGCCAGGCTGGAAAGCGGCATGCTACAGCTGAAGTACGACTGGTGCGACATCGAGGATATTATTGGCACGGCGCTACGCCAATTGGCGGATCAAACAAAGGGCCGGCCGCTGAATGTCAAGATATCCGATGACGTCCCTCTGCTGAGGGGCGACTGCGTGCTGCTGGTGCAAGTGTTGGTAAACCTGTTGGACAACGCCATCAAGTATTCCCCCCGGGGCACCGGCATCGAAATCAAGGTTGGCAGCGGCAGCGACAGCCTGCAGGTGTCGGTCGTCGATCACGGCGCCGGGATATCGGAGGCCGATTTGCCGCGGATCTTCGATAAGTTCTTCCGGATACAGCGGCGGACGGGCAATGTTCCCGGAACAGGGCTTGGACTGTCGATCTGCAAGGGCCTTGTGGAGGCCCACGGGGGTAAAATATGGGCGGAGAACGCGGCCGGCGGCGGGGCGGTCATTAGCTTTACTCTGCCGCTTGGCAACAACCAAGCAATACTTCAGCCGGAAAGCGAGTGA
- a CDS encoding TrkH family potassium uptake protein has product MSCLNQLASIQSLFKLNLTPYQVLVSGFAGLILAGALLLATPWAAQSGEGTNFLDALFTATSAVCVTGLVVVDTGTHYSLFGQTVILLLIQFGGLGVMTVSTLLAVMLGKKIHLRERLLIQEATNQIELSGVVRLTLYIIKVTLLVEFIGGTNLAMRWYQDFGAKGIYYGYWHGVSAFCNAGFDLFGDFRSITSYVADPAVVFTIAGLIVVGGIGFTVIADVWNQRSFRQLSLHSKLTVSVSGLLIFLGMMLIIVFESGGKVFNELSPAAKVLAGFFQSVTTRTAGFSTVDIGSMREGTLLIIILLMYIGASPSSTGGGIKTTTAGIIAASVFGFIRGKKEVELFHRHVVQASITKAVTIAVISAGLIIAVTLAMTLTEQAPLLNILFEVTSAFGTVGLSTGITPNLSTAGKMMIIFTMFAGRVGSLTLVLSLALKKQNGKLLYPEGKVIIG; this is encoded by the coding sequence GTGTCTTGCTTGAACCAATTAGCCTCTATTCAATCGCTGTTCAAGCTGAACCTGACCCCTTATCAGGTGTTGGTCAGCGGCTTTGCAGGACTGATTCTCGCCGGGGCGCTCCTCCTGGCGACCCCGTGGGCGGCGCAATCCGGCGAAGGGACAAACTTTCTTGATGCTTTATTTACCGCAACATCGGCGGTGTGCGTTACCGGGCTGGTGGTTGTGGATACCGGCACACATTATTCCCTGTTTGGACAAACCGTCATCCTCCTCCTCATCCAGTTCGGCGGTCTGGGAGTGATGACGGTCAGTACCCTGCTGGCGGTGATGCTGGGGAAAAAGATTCACCTGCGGGAACGCCTGTTAATCCAGGAAGCTACCAACCAAATTGAACTATCCGGTGTTGTAAGGCTGACGCTGTATATTATTAAAGTAACATTGCTGGTGGAGTTCATCGGGGGCACGAACCTGGCGATGCGATGGTATCAGGACTTTGGCGCCAAAGGAATTTACTACGGGTATTGGCACGGTGTTTCGGCCTTCTGCAACGCCGGTTTTGACCTTTTCGGCGACTTCAGAAGCATCACTTCGTATGTTGCCGACCCTGCGGTGGTTTTCACCATCGCCGGTCTTATCGTCGTCGGCGGCATCGGCTTTACGGTAATAGCCGATGTCTGGAACCAACGCTCCTTCCGACAGCTTAGTCTGCACAGCAAGCTGACTGTCTCCGTTTCCGGCCTGCTGATTTTTTTAGGAATGATGCTGATCATTGTTTTTGAGTCAGGCGGCAAAGTATTCAATGAGCTTTCGCCCGCCGCCAAGGTCCTGGCGGGGTTCTTTCAATCGGTCACCACCCGGACTGCCGGCTTCAGTACTGTGGATATCGGTAGTATGCGTGAAGGGACCCTGCTGATAATAATCTTGTTGATGTATATTGGCGCGTCTCCTTCGTCTACAGGCGGCGGTATAAAAACGACAACAGCCGGTATAATCGCCGCCTCGGTTTTCGGTTTCATCCGGGGCAAAAAGGAAGTTGAGCTGTTTCATCGTCACGTTGTGCAAGCCAGCATCACGAAAGCTGTGACCATAGCAGTTATATCAGCCGGCCTAATAATAGCCGTGACACTTGCGATGACACTCACCGAACAGGCGCCGCTCCTCAACATCCTGTTCGAAGTTACCTCTGCCTTCGGCACTGTCGGACTGTCAACCGGCATTACCCCCAACTTGTCGACGGCCGGCAAGATGATGATAATCTTCACGATGTTCGCCGGAAGGGTCGGGTCGCTGACGCTGGTTTTATCGCTGGCGCTCAAGAAGCAAAATGGGAAACTGCTATATCCCGAGGGAAAGGTAATTATCGGCTAA
- a CDS encoding TrkA family potassium uptake protein, producing MKRKQFAVIGIGRFGLSVACSLASQGYEVLAVDHDLESIQRISEVVTHAVCVDTTDEEALKALGIRNFDVVVVAIGEDVQASVLTTLLLKEAGVGHIVAKAQNELHGKMLEKIGADRVIYPERDMGMRIAHSLVSTNVLEYIKLSPDIGIVEVAVPQEMVDKPLSESNLREGYGLNLVAIKRCDSISVSPKPEEVFRQGDILFVIGENEGIHRLEQLD from the coding sequence ATGAAGAGGAAACAGTTTGCCGTCATCGGCATAGGAAGATTCGGTTTGAGCGTCGCCTGCAGCCTTGCCAGCCAAGGCTACGAGGTATTGGCCGTTGACCACGACTTAGAAAGTATACAGAGGATAAGTGAGGTCGTTACTCACGCTGTGTGCGTTGACACGACCGACGAGGAAGCGTTAAAGGCTCTGGGGATAAGAAATTTCGACGTGGTAGTGGTTGCGATTGGAGAAGACGTACAAGCCAGCGTCCTAACCACTCTTCTCCTAAAGGAAGCGGGGGTGGGCCACATCGTGGCCAAAGCTCAAAACGAGCTGCACGGCAAGATGCTGGAGAAGATCGGCGCCGATCGGGTCATTTATCCGGAGCGGGACATGGGGATGCGCATCGCCCATAGTCTGGTCTCCACCAATGTGCTTGAGTACATTAAATTGTCTCCAGACATTGGCATTGTAGAAGTGGCCGTTCCGCAGGAGATGGTCGACAAGCCGCTGTCCGAATCCAATCTGCGGGAGGGTTATGGTTTAAACCTTGTCGCCATCAAAAGATGTGACTCGATTTCGGTTTCACCAAAGCCTGAAGAAGTTTTTCGCCAGGGGGATATCCTATTCGTGATTGGCGAAAACGAAGGGATCCACCGTCTGGAACAACTCGACTGA
- a CDS encoding cob(I)yrinic acid a,c-diamide adenosyltransferase, with product MKVYTRTGDKGETSLFSRQRVTKDNIRVEAYGTVDEANAAIGLARALLGNRPWAERLQAIQRQLVGVNADLATAGEPMRGAWLTTDRDVAALEGLIDELERVRIPQPHFVTPGDCPAGAALDLARTMVRRAERCVVRLRKAEAIAETTLVYLNRLSDLLFVMARCVEQEELIALITRRVQSILGGDSMTARDSILEKAKRAIDAAESKAAEIGVPMVIAIVDQGGNLVAQHRMDGALLASISIALDKAYTATALKMTTEQAAALAQPGQMLYGINTTDGGRMVVFGGGLPIVADGVVVGGLGVSGGSVEDDIRVANAGLAAWR from the coding sequence ATGAAGGTATATACCAGAACGGGCGATAAAGGCGAAACAAGCCTGTTCTCGCGGCAGCGGGTGACCAAGGATAACATCCGGGTGGAAGCGTACGGCACGGTGGACGAGGCCAACGCGGCCATCGGCCTGGCAAGGGCGTTGCTCGGCAATCGGCCGTGGGCGGAAAGACTGCAGGCCATCCAGCGGCAGCTGGTCGGGGTGAACGCCGACCTTGCCACCGCCGGCGAGCCGATGCGCGGCGCGTGGCTGACCACCGACAGGGATGTCGCCGCGCTGGAAGGGCTGATCGACGAACTGGAGCGGGTGCGCATCCCGCAGCCGCATTTCGTCACGCCGGGCGACTGTCCGGCCGGCGCGGCCCTCGATCTGGCCCGCACGATGGTGCGCCGGGCGGAAAGATGTGTCGTGAGGCTGAGGAAGGCCGAGGCGATCGCCGAGACGACGCTTGTTTACCTGAACCGCCTCTCCGACCTGTTGTTCGTCATGGCCCGCTGCGTGGAACAGGAAGAGCTGATCGCGTTGATTACCCGCAGAGTGCAGTCAATATTGGGAGGGGATAGCATGACAGCCCGGGATTCGATACTTGAGAAGGCCAAACGCGCCATCGACGCGGCGGAAAGCAAAGCTGCGGAAATAGGCGTGCCAATGGTTATCGCCATCGTCGATCAAGGCGGGAATCTGGTGGCGCAGCACCGGATGGACGGGGCGCTGCTGGCGAGTATCTCCATAGCTCTCGATAAGGCTTATACGGCTACGGCCCTCAAGATGACCACCGAGCAGGCCGCGGCGCTGGCGCAGCCCGGTCAGATGCTGTACGGGATCAATACCACGGATGGCGGCCGGATGGTGGTATTCGGCGGCGGCCTGCCCATTGTCGCGGACGGGGTCGTTGTCGGCGGGCTGGGTGTCAGCGGCGGTTCGGTGGAGGATGACATCCGCGTGGCGAACGCCGGGTTGGCCGCCTGGCGGTAA